The Candidatus Poribacteria bacterium genome contains a region encoding:
- a CDS encoding AAA family ATPase, giving the protein MNILHELNEKQREAVTHKNGPFLVIAGPGTGKTRVITHRIAYLIREHGIKAENILAITFTNKAAQEMQERVNTEIGEPHGSNIKVSTFHAFCVAVLRKHALRIGLSENFTIFDQELQDEILTESVRALNLNADDYPPWLLRNILSDAKCKSQNPVDAVGTTEIHDAETVENLRSVLRGYQDKLTEYDALDFDDLLVKTVELFEQVPDVQQDYHQTIAHILVDEFHDVNRVQYHLLRLLCAPPEHNLMVVADEDQAIYSWRGSNPAYIQDFKSDYHPKEFALDDHYRCSEKILRAAEEVISRNIERQKQHTLRTHKDAGRDIFHYTFDTPMGEACNLIKVIQNLVTQRNYSYRDIAIFYRTHRLANVLEEQLLREHIPFQRIQPTHSLAEGNSKGILAYLRFIQWQLPQDLEAAINFPETCIDDLTWVRLRWLAQREDVAFVELLKNIEAYPEDVGPLTRRNVREFWTQLERLSIEIEGERVDQIILKLFDTLERSRTPYRAEELEVIEKQTELPNLVTAQDVLYSALTLGEPVQITASHGIDEYCAAHIIYQTLETYLNHTPQLHLLPPEGNSPKSNENGVHLLIGNFEEIGESARDARTLLIGTADVANPDVLRLEEEGIHSITALKLCQRLVNRFETPNMTDMVVYDLETTGLNPKTAEIVEIAAHRLSAIGDEVERYYRLVRPPGGHIPQSATRIHGVDTETVKTSPGIEMVLPEFLGFIQNRILIGHNVAEYDNPILARDLRRYLKRDLSAPHYDTLATARRLFPRQRCSMSALAEKFEIQHGRLHSAMEDVRVNREIFKELIRIDAHKREAKSLPELLPFVGLGILAKTEDVARSEETLTETDTFLNVAKRFVQTHNIGPLENLPLDPTEAAHAREFMETLQGATVREFPEDADWRHRRIQFMNAVLHFELISDEHGLINFLDYQKLLTNIDELDNKTEQLTLMTLHAAKGTEFPVVFIIGMEEGSFPMWRQNTTETELEEERRLFYVGMTRAQAQLYLSSVVYRFGDRDRASSMFVREIPSNYVVKWSPRDRM; this is encoded by the coding sequence ATGAACATTCTTCATGAATTAAATGAAAAACAGAGAGAAGCCGTAACACACAAAAATGGTCCATTCCTCGTTATTGCAGGTCCCGGCACAGGGAAAACAAGAGTCATCACCCACCGTATCGCGTATCTGATTCGCGAACACGGCATCAAAGCGGAGAACATCCTTGCGATCACCTTTACCAACAAAGCCGCGCAAGAGATGCAGGAACGCGTCAACACCGAGATCGGCGAGCCGCACGGTTCCAACATTAAGGTGAGCACCTTCCACGCCTTTTGCGTTGCAGTGCTCCGAAAGCACGCCCTGCGGATCGGATTAAGCGAAAACTTCACCATCTTCGATCAGGAACTCCAAGATGAGATATTAACAGAAAGCGTTCGTGCGTTGAACCTCAACGCCGACGACTATCCGCCATGGTTGCTGCGTAATATCCTGAGCGATGCGAAATGTAAATCACAGAATCCCGTTGACGCAGTAGGTACCACGGAGATTCATGACGCAGAAACCGTCGAAAACCTCCGAAGCGTCCTGCGCGGCTATCAAGACAAACTTACGGAATACGATGCCCTCGATTTCGACGATCTCCTTGTGAAAACCGTCGAATTGTTTGAACAGGTCCCAGATGTCCAGCAAGACTATCATCAAACAATTGCCCATATTCTCGTTGACGAATTCCACGATGTGAACAGGGTGCAGTATCACCTACTCCGACTCCTCTGCGCGCCGCCCGAACACAACCTCATGGTCGTCGCTGATGAAGATCAGGCGATCTATAGTTGGCGCGGCTCGAATCCAGCATATATTCAGGACTTCAAATCCGATTACCATCCGAAAGAATTCGCTCTGGATGACCACTATCGGTGTAGCGAGAAGATTTTGCGTGCCGCAGAAGAGGTCATCTCCAGAAACATAGAACGACAGAAACAGCACACGCTCAGAACCCACAAAGACGCAGGGCGCGACATCTTTCACTATACCTTTGACACACCTATGGGGGAAGCATGCAACCTCATTAAGGTCATCCAGAACTTGGTAACGCAACGCAACTATTCCTATCGCGATATTGCTATTTTTTACCGCACACACAGGCTCGCGAACGTTTTGGAAGAACAGTTGCTACGGGAACATATCCCATTCCAGCGCATTCAACCGACGCATTCCCTCGCGGAAGGGAATAGCAAAGGTATCCTGGCATATCTCCGTTTCATCCAGTGGCAACTCCCGCAAGATTTGGAAGCCGCAATCAATTTTCCTGAAACCTGTATCGACGACTTAACATGGGTGCGCTTGAGGTGGCTCGCGCAACGTGAAGATGTCGCTTTTGTCGAGCTTTTGAAAAACATCGAAGCATATCCAGAGGATGTCGGTCCCTTAACACGCCGCAATGTCCGTGAATTCTGGACCCAACTTGAGAGGCTCTCCATCGAGATTGAAGGCGAGCGGGTCGATCAAATTATCCTGAAACTTTTTGATACTTTGGAACGCTCTCGGACGCCGTATCGCGCTGAAGAACTGGAGGTCATCGAAAAACAAACTGAGCTGCCGAATCTGGTAACTGCCCAGGATGTTCTCTACAGCGCACTGACGCTGGGCGAGCCGGTCCAGATTACCGCCAGCCATGGGATTGACGAGTATTGTGCGGCGCACATTATCTACCAGACGCTTGAAACCTACCTCAATCACACCCCGCAACTCCACTTGTTGCCGCCTGAGGGAAACAGCCCGAAATCGAACGAAAACGGAGTACACCTGCTTATCGGAAATTTCGAGGAAATTGGAGAAAGTGCGCGGGATGCACGGACACTCCTCATCGGCACAGCGGACGTAGCAAACCCAGATGTGCTTCGTCTGGAAGAAGAAGGGATTCATAGCATTACAGCACTCAAACTCTGCCAACGGCTTGTCAACCGTTTTGAAACCCCAAACATGACAGATATGGTCGTTTACGACTTGGAAACGACTGGGCTCAATCCGAAAACGGCAGAAATCGTTGAGATCGCTGCGCACCGTCTCAGCGCAATCGGAGATGAAGTGGAGCGGTATTATCGCTTGGTCAGACCACCAGGGGGACACATTCCGCAGTCTGCGACGCGCATCCATGGGGTTGATACAGAGACCGTCAAGACCTCACCGGGCATCGAAATGGTGTTACCCGAATTCCTTGGGTTTATCCAGAATAGGATTCTGATCGGACACAATGTAGCGGAATATGACAATCCCATCCTTGCCCGAGACCTGAGAAGGTATTTGAAAAGGGATTTATCCGCCCCGCATTACGATACGCTCGCTACAGCGCGCCGGCTTTTCCCGCGCCAACGCTGTAGCATGAGTGCGCTTGCTGAAAAATTTGAGATTCAACACGGGCGTTTACACAGTGCCATGGAGGATGTCAGAGTCAATCGAGAGATATTTAAAGAACTCATCAGAATCGACGCTCATAAACGCGAGGCGAAATCCCTTCCTGAATTGCTACCTTTTGTTGGGCTCGGTATCCTTGCGAAAACGGAAGATGTCGCTCGCTCAGAGGAAACCTTAACGGAGACGGATACATTCTTAAATGTCGCGAAACGCTTCGTCCAGACACACAACATCGGACCCCTGGAGAATCTACCGCTTGACCCCACAGAAGCGGCACACGCGAGAGAATTTATGGAAACGTTACAGGGTGCCACCGTCCGTGAGTTCCCGGAAGATGCTGACTGGCGACACCGTCGAATTCAGTTCATGAACGCAGTCCTTCACTTCGAGTTGATTAGTGATGAACATGGACTTATCAACTTTCTGGACTATCAGAAACTCCTCACCAATATTGACGAACTCGACAATAAAACGGAGCAGTTGACGTTAATGACCTTGCATGCCGCGAAAGGGACAGAATTTCCGGTCGTTTTCATCATCGGTATGGAGGAGGGGAGTTTTCCGATGTGGCGGCAGAATACCACGGAGACAGAATTGGAAGAGGAGCGTCGTCTTTTCTATGTCGGTATGACTCGTGCGCAAGCGCAGCTGTATCTCAGTTCTGTGGTGTATCGTTTCGGGGATCGGGATCGTGCCTCGTCCATGTTCGTGAGGGAGATACCATCTAACTATGTCGTCAAATGGAGCCCCCGGGATAGGATGTAG